One part of the Caproiciproducens sp. CPB-2 genome encodes these proteins:
- a CDS encoding ferredoxin, which produces MKATLDRSGCISCGLCPETCPEVFRMGDDGVAEVYREDVPPEAEDKAIQAQEGCPVSVITVE; this is translated from the coding sequence ATGAAAGCGACTCTTGACAGAAGCGGATGCATTTCCTGCGGACTCTGCCCCGAAACCTGTCCCGAGGTTTTCAGAATGGGCGACGACGGTGTGGCCGAGGTTTACAGGGAGGATGTGCCGCCCGAGGCTGAGGACAAGGCAATCCAGGCGCAGGAAGGCTGTCCGGTTTCGGTCATTACGGTGGAATAA
- a CDS encoding [FeFe] hydrogenase, group A: MTGEFMLIDNIPVEIEGEKNLLSLIRKAGIELPTFCYHSELSVYGACRMCMVENKRGGMEAACSTPPRAGMEIYTNTPKLRRYRKMILELLLADHCRDCTTCEKNGECRLQELAERFGIRQIRFKNTAEEPKLDTSSLCIIRDTNKCILCGDCVRMCNEVQNVGAIDFMSRGAKMTVSTAFHVPIADSNCVGCGQCAAVCPTGAIVVKKDTDSVWDALSDPDTKVVVQIAPAVRVGIGGKMGQKAGEDLMGKIVAALKRMGADEVFDTATGADLTVMEEANELLERLENGGKLPLFTSCCPAWIQYAEKKHPELLPNISTCRSPMEMFASVLKEEYSHSSRRVVSVAVMPCTAKKFEATREEFKKDGVPYVDYVITTQELIQMIKESGIYFSELESEAIDMPFSNRSGAGVIFGVTGGVTEAVIRRLAENKSTTELRAIAFNGVRGMEGTKETVVPYGDRELKIAIVSGLKNAENLIRRMQSGEASYDFVEVMACPGGCVCGAGQPITDAQGKTKRGSGLYAADKMCSIKRSEENPVVMSLYSDLLKGRVHELLHVEYNERNR; encoded by the coding sequence ATGACCGGAGAATTTATGCTGATTGACAACATCCCGGTGGAAATAGAGGGTGAAAAGAACCTGCTCAGCCTCATCCGCAAGGCGGGAATCGAACTGCCGACCTTTTGCTACCATTCCGAGCTTTCCGTCTACGGGGCCTGCCGCATGTGCATGGTGGAAAACAAGCGCGGCGGTATGGAAGCCGCCTGTTCCACCCCGCCCCGCGCGGGGATGGAGATCTACACCAATACGCCGAAGCTGAGAAGATACCGTAAAATGATTCTGGAGCTGCTGCTGGCCGACCACTGCCGCGACTGCACCACCTGTGAGAAAAATGGGGAATGCAGGCTGCAGGAGCTGGCGGAACGCTTCGGAATCCGGCAGATCCGTTTCAAGAACACCGCGGAGGAGCCGAAGCTGGACACCTCTTCCCTGTGCATCATCCGCGATACCAATAAATGCATTCTCTGCGGCGACTGCGTGAGAATGTGCAACGAGGTCCAGAACGTGGGCGCGATCGACTTCATGTCCAGAGGGGCGAAAATGACGGTCAGCACCGCGTTCCATGTGCCGATCGCGGACTCCAACTGCGTCGGCTGCGGCCAGTGTGCCGCCGTCTGCCCCACCGGGGCCATTGTGGTGAAAAAGGATACCGACAGCGTCTGGGACGCCCTGAGCGACCCGGACACCAAAGTGGTCGTACAGATCGCTCCCGCCGTGCGCGTCGGCATCGGCGGAAAAATGGGCCAGAAGGCCGGCGAGGACCTGATGGGCAAAATCGTCGCGGCCCTCAAACGCATGGGCGCGGACGAGGTGTTCGACACCGCGACGGGCGCCGACCTGACCGTGATGGAAGAGGCGAACGAACTGCTGGAGCGCCTGGAAAACGGCGGAAAGCTTCCGCTGTTTACCTCCTGCTGCCCGGCGTGGATACAGTACGCCGAGAAAAAGCACCCGGAGCTTCTGCCCAATATTTCCACCTGCCGTTCCCCCATGGAAATGTTCGCTTCCGTTTTAAAGGAAGAATACAGTCATTCCAGCCGCCGTGTCGTCAGCGTGGCCGTCATGCCCTGCACGGCCAAAAAATTTGAGGCGACAAGAGAGGAATTCAAAAAAGACGGCGTTCCCTATGTGGACTACGTCATCACCACGCAGGAACTGATTCAGATGATTAAGGAATCCGGCATCTATTTTTCCGAACTGGAGTCGGAAGCCATCGACATGCCGTTCAGCAACCGGAGCGGCGCCGGCGTCATCTTCGGTGTGACCGGCGGCGTGACCGAGGCGGTTATCCGCCGTCTTGCCGAAAATAAATCCACCACCGAGCTGCGCGCAATCGCGTTCAACGGCGTAAGAGGGATGGAAGGCACCAAGGAAACCGTTGTCCCCTACGGCGACCGCGAACTGAAAATCGCCATCGTCAGCGGGCTGAAAAACGCGGAGAACCTGATCCGCCGCATGCAGAGCGGGGAGGCAAGCTATGATTTCGTAGAGGTCATGGCATGCCCGGGCGGCTGCGTCTGCGGAGCCGGACAGCCGATTACCGACGCGCAGGGCAAAACGAAGCGCGGCAGCGGCCTTTACGCGGCCGACAAAATGTGCAGCATCAAGCGCTCGGAAGAAAATCCGGTCGTGATGTCGCTTTATTCCGATTTACTCAAGGGAAGGGTACACGAGCTTCTCCACGTCGAATATAATGAGAGGAATCGGTGA
- a CDS encoding NADH-quinone oxidoreductase subunit NuoF encodes MLKCREDLQNIRSLYQARLEKQKVKILICAGTACVANGSLVLYDTFMKLIEEKGINCAVDLEHEPEGEPLGVKKSGCHGFCEMGPLVRIEPKGYLYVKVKPEDCEEILEASVVSDTCVERLTYHKGGEFHKHQESIPFYERQKRVVLEHCGHIDATSIGEYIANGGYSALEKALFEMTPEEVLQEVEISNLRGRGGGGFPTARKWSQVKRRKAENKYIVCNGDEGDPGAFMDRSVMESDPHKMLEGMILAAYTCGAQNGYIYVRAEYPLAVTRLGIAIDQARKLGLLGDHILGTDLCFDIKISRGAGAFVCGEGSALTASIEGKRGMPRVKPPRTVEHGLFDSPTVLNNVETFANVPAIITNGGQWFRGIGPENSPGTKAFALTGNIMNTGLIEVAMGTTLREVIYDIGGGMRDGAEFKAVQIGGPSGGCLTKEHLDLPLDFDNLKKVGAMIGSGGLVVMDDHTCMVEVARFFMSFTQNESCGKCVPCREGTKRMLEILECIVAGNGEPGDIDLLEELAETISATALCGLGKTAASPVLSTIKYFREEYENHIIEKRCPTRNCQKLKKIYIDAALCRGCSKCARNCPVGAITGQIKSPFVIDGAKCIKCGACVEACAFHAVKED; translated from the coding sequence ATGCTGAAATGTAGAGAAGATTTGCAGAATATCCGCAGCCTGTATCAGGCCCGCCTTGAAAAACAGAAAGTGAAAATTCTGATCTGTGCCGGCACCGCGTGTGTTGCGAACGGGTCCCTCGTATTATACGATACATTTATGAAGCTCATCGAGGAAAAAGGAATCAACTGTGCGGTTGATTTAGAGCATGAGCCGGAGGGGGAACCGCTGGGCGTAAAGAAAAGCGGCTGTCACGGATTTTGTGAAATGGGCCCGCTGGTGCGTATCGAACCAAAGGGCTATTTATATGTAAAAGTAAAACCCGAAGACTGTGAGGAAATTCTGGAAGCCAGCGTGGTCAGCGACACCTGTGTGGAACGGCTCACCTATCATAAGGGGGGCGAGTTCCACAAGCATCAGGAATCCATTCCGTTTTACGAGCGGCAGAAGCGCGTCGTGCTGGAGCACTGTGGACATATCGACGCCACCTCCATCGGCGAATACATAGCGAACGGCGGGTACTCGGCGCTGGAAAAGGCCCTGTTCGAAATGACTCCGGAAGAAGTGCTGCAGGAAGTGGAAATTTCCAACCTGCGCGGACGCGGTGGCGGCGGATTCCCCACCGCGAGAAAATGGTCCCAGGTAAAACGCCGGAAGGCCGAAAACAAATATATCGTCTGCAACGGCGACGAGGGCGACCCCGGCGCGTTTATGGACAGAAGCGTGATGGAAAGCGACCCGCATAAAATGCTGGAGGGCATGATCCTTGCGGCGTATACCTGCGGCGCGCAGAACGGCTACATTTATGTCCGCGCGGAGTACCCGCTCGCCGTTACCCGTCTCGGCATTGCCATCGATCAGGCGAGGAAGCTCGGGCTTCTGGGCGACCATATTCTCGGCACCGACCTGTGCTTCGATATCAAAATCAGCCGCGGCGCGGGCGCTTTCGTCTGCGGCGAGGGCAGCGCGCTGACCGCTTCCATTGAGGGCAAGCGCGGTATGCCGCGCGTAAAGCCGCCCAGAACGGTGGAGCACGGACTGTTTGACAGCCCGACCGTACTGAACAACGTGGAAACCTTTGCGAACGTACCGGCGATTATCACAAACGGCGGTCAATGGTTCCGCGGCATCGGCCCGGAAAACAGCCCGGGGACCAAGGCGTTCGCGCTGACCGGCAACATCATGAATACCGGACTGATCGAAGTCGCCATGGGCACCACCTTGCGCGAGGTCATTTACGATATCGGCGGCGGAATGCGCGACGGCGCGGAGTTCAAGGCCGTACAGATCGGCGGCCCGTCCGGCGGATGCCTGACAAAAGAGCATCTCGACCTGCCGCTGGACTTTGACAACCTGAAAAAAGTCGGCGCGATGATCGGCTCCGGCGGACTGGTCGTCATGGACGACCACACCTGCATGGTCGAGGTGGCGCGTTTCTTCATGAGCTTCACGCAGAACGAATCCTGCGGAAAATGCGTACCCTGCCGCGAAGGTACCAAGCGGATGCTGGAAATTCTGGAATGCATCGTGGCCGGAAACGGAGAGCCGGGCGACATCGATCTTTTGGAAGAGCTGGCGGAAACCATTTCCGCAACCGCGCTCTGCGGGCTGGGCAAGACTGCCGCGTCCCCGGTGCTGAGCACGATCAAATATTTCCGTGAGGAATACGAAAACCATATTATTGAAAAGCGCTGCCCCACCAGGAACTGCCAGAAACTGAAAAAGATTTACATAGACGCAGCTTTGTGCAGGGGCTGTTCCAAGTGCGCGCGGAACTGTCCCGTGGGCGCGATTACCGGCCAGATCAAATCGCCGTTTGTGATCGACGGCGCGAAATGCATCAAATGCGGCGCGTGTGTGGAAGCCTGCGCCTTCCACGCGGTAAAGGAGGACTAA
- the hydG gene encoding [FeFe] hydrogenase H-cluster radical SAM maturase HydG, with product MYNCKSKTATEFIDDEEILDTLDYARKNKQNRALIDGLLERAKDCKGLSHREAAVLLECDLPDENEKMFRLAKKIKQAFYGNRIVMFAPLYLSNYCINGCVYCPYHFKNKKICRKKLTQEEIAREVVALQDMGHKRLALETGEDPVNNPIEYVLESIQTIYGIKHKNGAIRRVNVNIAATTVENYRKLKEAGIGTYILFQETYNKKSYEELHPTGPKHDYAYHTEAMDRAMEGGIDDVGIGVLFGLNMYRYDFVGLLMHAEHLEAAMGVGPHTISVPRIRPADDIDPKNFTNAISDDIFAKIVAVLRIAVPYTGMIISTRESQKTRERVLELGVSQISGASSTSVGGYVEPEEEEDNSAQFEVNDKRTLDEIVGWLLDLGFIPSFCTACYRAGRTGDRFMTLVKAGQIANCCHPNALMTLKEYLEDYASKDTRQKGEALIAREVFNIPNEKVRSIAMEHLQEMKAGKRDFRF from the coding sequence ATGTATAACTGCAAATCGAAAACAGCGACCGAATTTATCGACGACGAGGAAATTCTGGATACTCTGGACTACGCCCGGAAAAACAAACAGAACCGCGCGCTCATCGACGGGCTGCTCGAGCGGGCGAAGGACTGTAAGGGCCTGTCCCACCGGGAAGCGGCCGTCCTTCTGGAATGCGACCTGCCGGACGAAAATGAAAAGATGTTCAGGCTGGCCAAAAAAATCAAGCAGGCATTCTACGGCAACCGGATCGTGATGTTTGCCCCGCTCTACCTTTCCAACTACTGCATTAACGGCTGCGTATACTGCCCCTATCATTTTAAGAATAAAAAAATCTGCCGGAAAAAGCTGACGCAGGAAGAGATCGCCCGCGAGGTCGTCGCCCTGCAGGACATGGGCCATAAGCGTCTGGCGCTGGAAACCGGCGAGGACCCGGTGAACAACCCGATCGAGTACGTGCTGGAAAGCATTCAGACCATCTACGGAATCAAACATAAAAACGGGGCTATCCGCCGCGTCAACGTCAACATCGCGGCGACGACCGTGGAAAACTACCGGAAGCTGAAGGAAGCCGGGATCGGTACCTACATTCTTTTTCAGGAGACCTACAATAAAAAGAGCTATGAGGAGCTGCATCCCACAGGCCCGAAGCACGACTACGCCTACCACACCGAGGCCATGGACCGCGCGATGGAAGGCGGTATTGACGACGTGGGGATCGGCGTGCTGTTCGGATTAAATATGTACCGCTACGATTTTGTCGGGCTGCTCATGCACGCGGAGCATCTGGAAGCCGCCATGGGCGTCGGCCCGCACACCATCAGCGTGCCGCGCATCCGCCCCGCCGACGACATTGACCCCAAAAACTTCACAAACGCCATCTCGGACGATATTTTTGCCAAAATCGTCGCCGTGCTGCGCATTGCGGTCCCCTATACCGGCATGATCATCTCCACCAGGGAATCCCAGAAAACGAGGGAACGCGTGCTGGAGCTGGGCGTTTCCCAGATCAGCGGCGCTTCCTCCACCAGCGTCGGCGGGTACGTCGAGCCGGAAGAGGAGGAGGACAACTCTGCGCAGTTCGAGGTAAACGACAAGCGTACGCTGGACGAAATCGTCGGCTGGTTGCTGGACCTCGGCTTTATCCCCAGCTTCTGCACCGCCTGCTACCGCGCGGGACGGACCGGCGACCGCTTCATGACCCTGGTAAAGGCCGGGCAGATCGCGAACTGCTGTCATCCGAACGCCCTGATGACGCTCAAGGAATATCTGGAGGATTACGCTTCCAAGGATACCAGACAAAAAGGCGAAGCGCTGATTGCCAGAGAAGTTTTCAATATTCCGAATGAAAAAGTCCGCTCGATTGCCATGGAGCATCTGCAGGAGATGAAAGCGGGCAAACGGGACTTCCGGTTTTAA
- a CDS encoding HDIG domain-containing metalloprotein, with amino-acid sequence MSIKQNLFESMEQHLLADEKPSLYFEELDKTAALREVPFAMLHDLKNAEQSPQHHPEGNVWNHTMLVVDEAAKVKGKSSDARSFMWAALLHDVGKPGTTRIRRGKITSYDHDKLGARMAAEFLKQFSGDEAFIEKVTALVRWHMQLLFVVNNLPFADAEQMKRQTSVRDVALLGLCDRLGRLNADREKEEENVRIFLEKTR; translated from the coding sequence ATGAGTATCAAACAGAATTTATTTGAATCGATGGAACAGCACCTGCTTGCGGATGAAAAGCCTTCGCTGTATTTTGAGGAGCTGGACAAAACCGCCGCTTTGCGGGAGGTTCCCTTTGCCATGCTGCACGATCTGAAAAACGCCGAGCAGTCGCCGCAGCATCATCCGGAGGGGAATGTCTGGAACCACACCATGCTGGTGGTGGACGAGGCCGCGAAGGTGAAGGGGAAAAGCAGCGACGCAAGGTCCTTCATGTGGGCGGCGCTGCTGCATGACGTCGGCAAACCGGGAACGACCAGAATCCGCAGGGGAAAGATCACTTCCTACGACCATGACAAGCTGGGCGCAAGAATGGCGGCTGAATTTTTAAAGCAGTTCAGCGGGGACGAAGCGTTCATTGAGAAAGTGACCGCCCTTGTGCGCTGGCACATGCAGCTTTTGTTTGTGGTAAACAACCTTCCTTTCGCGGATGCGGAGCAAATGAAAAGGCAGACCTCCGTCCGGGATGTGGCGCTGCTGGGCCTTTGCGACCGGCTGGGGCGGCTGAACGCGGACAGGGAAAAGGAAGAGGAAAACGTCCGTATCTTTCTTGAGAAAACCAGATAA
- a CDS encoding flavodoxin domain-containing protein has translation MMKTTAVIYRSKSGFTEKYARWIAEEADADLLEADGAKLENLLRYGTIVYGGGLYVGGINGVKLITGHMKELADKKLIVFGVGASPCRPNTVEEVRRTNFSKEAMEKIHFFLLRGGFDLNKCNLKDKMLMNLLKVKLEKAPETDEDAKGMLACYDHPADFTSRDAIRPILDCIKKYAIIKKR, from the coding sequence ATGATGAAAACCACAGCCGTTATTTATCGCTCGAAATCCGGGTTCACCGAAAAATATGCGCGCTGGATAGCAGAGGAGGCGGATGCCGACCTGCTGGAAGCGGACGGGGCAAAGCTGGAAAATTTGCTGCGGTACGGTACCATCGTCTACGGCGGCGGGCTGTACGTCGGCGGAATCAACGGCGTAAAGCTCATTACCGGCCATATGAAGGAGCTGGCGGATAAAAAGCTGATCGTGTTCGGCGTGGGTGCGTCGCCCTGCCGCCCGAATACGGTTGAAGAGGTTCGCAGGACCAATTTCTCCAAAGAAGCGATGGAAAAGATTCATTTTTTCCTTCTTCGCGGCGGATTTGACCTGAATAAATGTAACCTGAAGGATAAAATGCTGATGAATCTGCTCAAAGTCAAACTGGAAAAAGCCCCCGAAACGGATGAAGACGCAAAAGGAATGCTCGCCTGTTACGACCATCCGGCGGATTTTACCAGCCGGGACGCAATAAGGCCGATTCTGGACTGCATAAAAAAATACGCAATCATAAAAAAACGATGA
- a CDS encoding heavy-metal-associated domain-containing protein yields MAKASAYFDIENMTDRRDVQTIQKELDTLHGVISVSTNTHTGRVAVDYDTTGVEQSRIEDTLRRLGYQIRAEKNEDHVM; encoded by the coding sequence ATGGCAAAAGCCAGCGCTTATTTTGATATAGAAAATATGACCGATCGAAGAGACGTTCAGACCATTCAGAAGGAGCTTGACACTCTGCACGGAGTCATCTCCGTCAGCACCAATACGCACACGGGAAGAGTTGCCGTGGACTACGACACCACAGGGGTGGAGCAGAGCCGGATTGAGGATACGCTCCGGCGGCTCGGCTATCAGATCCGGGCGGAAAAAAACGAAGACCATGTGATGTAG
- a CDS encoding complex I 24 kDa subunit family protein, which translates to MDTQCDHKILDEILEKHQYNPGNIIAILQDTQEVYRYLPKDIFPYYSDRLGISQAQIFSIATFYENFSLEPKGKYVIKVCDGTACHVRKSAAILDQLRKELGLSSAKKTTEDLLFTVETVSCLGACGLAPTLTVNDRVMGMMTPQKVTDLLVTLREGKTDAEM; encoded by the coding sequence ATGGATACTCAGTGCGACCACAAGATTTTGGATGAAATACTGGAAAAACACCAGTACAACCCCGGCAACATCATTGCGATCCTTCAGGATACACAGGAGGTGTACCGCTATCTTCCAAAGGATATTTTCCCCTATTATTCAGACAGGCTTGGGATCAGCCAGGCGCAGATTTTCAGCATTGCGACCTTTTACGAGAATTTCTCTTTGGAGCCCAAAGGAAAATATGTCATCAAGGTGTGTGACGGCACGGCCTGCCATGTGAGAAAATCGGCTGCTATTCTGGATCAGCTGCGCAAGGAGCTGGGCCTCTCTTCAGCGAAGAAAACAACGGAAGACCTGCTTTTTACCGTTGAAACGGTATCCTGCCTCGGCGCCTGCGGACTTGCTCCCACGCTGACGGTGAATGACCGGGTCATGGGAATGATGACCCCGCAGAAGGTAACCGATTTACTTGTAACACTCAGGGAGGGCAAAACAGATGCTGAAATGTAG
- a CDS encoding methylated-DNA--[protein]-cysteine S-methyltransferase — MKNLFFYDTDIGRIAIAEDGTGITDLCFEGAAVPRGAAVRETELLKQAAKEVREYLAGIRTEFTVALSPSGTEFQRKVWHCLCGIPYGETRSYKEVAESAGSPKGFRAVGMANNRNPIPILIPCHRVIGADGSLVGYGGGVDIKVRLLALEKQAR; from the coding sequence GTGAAAAATTTATTTTTTTATGACACGGATATCGGGCGGATCGCGATCGCCGAAGACGGTACGGGAATTACCGACCTTTGTTTTGAGGGAGCCGCCGTTCCCCGCGGCGCTGCCGTCCGGGAAACGGAGCTGCTGAAGCAGGCGGCAAAAGAGGTGCGGGAATATCTGGCGGGGATCAGAACGGAATTTACCGTCGCGCTGTCTCCGTCGGGAACGGAATTCCAGCGCAAGGTGTGGCACTGCCTGTGCGGCATCCCTTACGGAGAAACCCGCAGCTATAAGGAAGTTGCCGAAAGCGCCGGCAGCCCGAAGGGATTCCGCGCGGTGGGAATGGCGAACAACAGAAATCCGATTCCGATCCTCATTCCCTGCCACCGCGTCATCGGCGCGGACGGGTCGCTTGTTGGGTACGGCGGGGGCGTGGACATCAAGGTGCGGCTCCTGGCTCTGGAAAAACAGGCGCGCTGA
- the hydF gene encoding [FeFe] hydrogenase H-cluster maturation GTPase HydF has product MSLTDTPRANRLHIGIFGKRNSGKSSLINALTRQETALVSDVAGTTADPVYKSMEIYGIGPCVFIDTAGFDDVGELGQMRVEKTKKVIDKTDIALVVFSGEDITEEIRWTDTLREHKIPVIAVVNKADILADAAEIAAKVRKTGRLSPIVVSAKTKTGIEKIREELIRQLPEDYEAKSITGGLADNGDLILLVMPQDIQAPKGRLILPQVQTLRELLDKKCVVLSATTDKLDEALACLKEPPKLIITDSQVFKTVYEKKPKESRLTSFSVLFANYKGDLPYYVESAGAIDRLTERSRVLIAEACTHAPLAEDIGREKLPRMLRKKAGEALTVDVVSGSDFPEDLSPYDLVIQCGACMFNRKYVLSRVERARAQGVPMSNYGVVIAYLSGILDKIDLN; this is encoded by the coding sequence ATGAGTCTGACGGATACCCCAAGAGCCAACCGGCTTCACATCGGCATTTTTGGGAAGCGCAACAGCGGAAAGTCCTCCCTGATCAACGCGCTCACCCGGCAGGAGACCGCGCTGGTTTCGGACGTTGCCGGAACAACGGCGGACCCCGTGTATAAGTCCATGGAGATTTACGGCATCGGCCCCTGTGTGTTCATCGACACCGCCGGGTTCGACGACGTGGGCGAGCTGGGCCAAATGCGGGTGGAGAAAACGAAAAAAGTCATTGATAAAACCGACATTGCCCTGGTTGTTTTCAGCGGCGAAGACATTACGGAGGAAATCCGCTGGACAGACACCCTGCGCGAGCATAAAATCCCGGTCATCGCCGTCGTCAACAAGGCCGATATTCTTGCCGACGCGGCTGAAATCGCCGCGAAGGTCCGGAAAACCGGCAGGCTGAGCCCCATTGTGGTCAGCGCAAAGACAAAAACGGGGATTGAAAAAATCCGCGAAGAGCTCATCCGCCAGCTGCCCGAGGATTACGAGGCGAAGAGCATCACCGGCGGGCTGGCGGACAACGGGGACCTGATCCTGCTGGTGATGCCGCAGGATATTCAGGCGCCGAAGGGCCGCCTGATTCTGCCGCAGGTACAGACGCTGCGGGAACTGCTCGACAAAAAGTGTGTCGTCCTCAGCGCGACCACCGACAAGCTGGACGAAGCGCTGGCCTGTCTGAAAGAACCGCCCAAGCTGATTATCACCGATTCGCAGGTATTCAAGACCGTATATGAGAAAAAGCCGAAGGAAAGCAGGCTGACCTCTTTTTCGGTTCTGTTCGCCAACTACAAGGGCGACCTCCCGTATTATGTGGAAAGCGCAGGTGCGATCGACCGCCTGACGGAGCGGTCCAGGGTGCTGATTGCGGAAGCCTGCACGCACGCGCCGCTGGCAGAGGATATCGGGCGGGAAAAGCTCCCGCGTATGCTCCGCAAAAAGGCGGGGGAAGCCCTGACGGTCGACGTGGTGAGCGGTTCCGATTTTCCGGAGGACCTTTCCCCGTACGATCTGGTGATTCAGTGCGGCGCCTGCATGTTCAACCGGAAATATGTCCTGTCCCGCGTGGAACGCGCCCGCGCGCAGGGCGTTCCCATGTCCAACTACGGCGTGGTGATCGCGTATCTGTCCGGAATTCTCGATAAAATCGATCTGAACTGA
- a CDS encoding (2Fe-2S) ferredoxin domain-containing protein — protein MVISVCIGTACHLEGSYNVIAAFQQMIEKYRLHDSVKIKAAFCMGHCTHQGVCVKIDSGEVQSVTGATAKRFFQENVLAVLKPQN, from the coding sequence ATGGTTATCAGTGTCTGTATTGGAACGGCATGCCACTTGGAGGGCAGCTATAACGTGATCGCCGCGTTTCAGCAGATGATCGAAAAATACCGCCTGCACGACAGCGTGAAAATCAAAGCGGCCTTTTGCATGGGGCACTGCACTCATCAGGGAGTCTGCGTAAAAATCGACTCCGGAGAAGTGCAAAGCGTTACCGGCGCCACCGCCAAAAGATTCTTTCAGGAAAATGTGCTTGCGGTTCTGAAACCGCAGAATTGA